The Nakaseomyces glabratus chromosome D, complete sequence nucleotide sequence CGAAGGCTCTAAGCTTCCTCAGCAATTAATTTGCAAATTTATGCCGCATGTTCCCGTCAGCCCGTCCCCTCTAAGGAATGCTTTCCACGTTGAAATGTTACAGGAAGACATGGAGAtagatgaagaaggtatAAATGTGCCACCAGAGGACCAGGTGGCCCCATTGTCGGATAACACTCGAGGCTCGTCTCCAAATAGCGTGTTTGAAGAGCAACGAGGGGCTAGTAATGGCACTGCAGTTGAGTCAGAAACCGAGAAAGAGATTGAGCAAGGTATTAATGCGATTGGTAAAATCTCGCTTGGGTCTACAAAGGATGACGATGATTTATTAGATGACTCTGAAGTGACAGAGAAGGGAGACGAATCTGGAGATTGGTCTGATATTAATGAAGAGCAAAGTATAGACAAGAAGAGTGTCATAAAGGCTTTATTATCTCCGACCACTCTGGGCATTGCTGCTGCGACTAAGCATGATCCGACCTTAAGGCCCTCGTTGATAAACGCCGAAATGGAGAAACGTACTAAAGTGACAGAAGAGCCAGAAATAGAGACGATCGATAAAGAGAATATGTTAGAGGTGAACGGTGTCGTTGACCGCTCTGCTACCGAATATATCAAGCAAGAGCTTAGGTCACGGGCCAAACGTAACGAGCCAATACATGTCTCAATCAACACGCACAATCATTACTACCCAACGCCGCAACAATACATGGACAATGGAATTTCAAACTCCAAACAATACGAGTTTGTGGGGAAAGATATCAACATTCACCAAGCTGCGTTGCTGCATGATGAGCTTCAGCAGAAGAAGCTGTACTCGCTGCCTGACCCATGGTCCCCACAGTCCCAGCCTGCTTCCAGACATTGGTATGCGATAACATCGTACCTGCAGTATTTTCTGAACGTGGTGACACTGGGTATACTGTGTGCGATATTTATCACCTTGGTGCATGCCTTCAAGGCAGACGTGCAGGCCATATGGCACCAGCACAAGGTTACATTTGAGCAAGAGTCGCTGGACTGCAAGCGCAACTTCTATGAGAACAAGTGTGACAGAGACACACCGCTTCCGGCACTGATAGATCAGTGTCATACCTGGAGCAAATGCATGAGTCGGGACAACGACAAGCTGTTCACGGCCAGAATTTCGCTGGTGGCGCGCATACTCGGCAGCATACTGAACTCGTTCATCGAGCCCCTGGGCTGGAAAGCGCTGCTGGTGCTGTTCATCGGCTGCACGATATGGTGCTTCAGCACCAACTTCTTGCTCGGTTTCGCCAGAGCAAGAAGCTACTACGGACACAACCTGGAGGACAGGATCAAGAAGCTGGAACTCACCAGGTACTACAACCAGGACCACTCCGAGCCCTTGCAGCACTCGAAACTCATAACATACAACAAATAGCATAAGGATtatttaaatatataaatataatacacaTCGGTATAAATCATACACATCGGTATAAATCATACACATCGGTATAAATCATACACATCGGTATAAATAATACACATCGATATAAATAATACACATTGGTATAAATACACATCGGTATAAATCATACATATTggtatattttattatcaacAAAAGCGTACGCCGGGAGAACCATGTCGGGACAAGATAAGTTGTCGGTATTACCGTCGGAAGGCCCATATCATATCAGACGACTTATCTAAAAACTTGCATTCTCGGAGATCGAGCCCCGCGATCTAGGAGACAAGTTACTAGAGCAGGAAGAAGGTTGTGCCTGCGGGGTTTTCTGTGTCCAAGCAATGAATCATCCCCAGATAACTTCGAAGTGGGTTGTGTGTGTAGGTTGTACGGCACTTTCTTAGGAGAGGGGAAGCAGTGTGGGCCGGGGCAGTGAGGCCGGGCTACTCTATTGTCTCTATGGAGCGCAGCGGGCTAGCAGGGGATTCCCCCAAGCTGGGCTATATAAAAAGGGCAGGTGCGGGACGGGTCTGTTTCTGATCTATTCCTTGGCAAACTGGTACTCAAACAAAGAGAATACAGAGATGTTGAGTGCTAGGCTATACCGTGGGAGTGTGAGGGGTGTTGCGCAGTTTGCGCGGGCTTCGATTCCGAAGCATGTGACGAATGAGGCTGTGAAGCCGTTTAGCAAGGATGCTGACAGCAAGGACTGGGATTTGTTGCGGGCGTCGCTTATGAAGTTCAAGAGCTCGTCGCTTGAAGTTCCGCTGGTTATCAACGGGGAGCGTGTGTATGCTGACCGGGGCCGTGCTGTCTTCGCGCAGACCAACCCTGCTAACCATGAGCAAGTGTTGGCGAACGTAGCGCAGGCCACTCGCGATGACATTAAGAGTGCAATTGGTGCTGCTAAGCAGGCCAAGGAGAAGTGGTACAACATGCCGTTCTATGACAGGGCTGCGATATTCATGAAGGCAGCCGATCTGATCTCTACGAAGTACAGGTACGATATGCTGGCCGCTACCATGCTGGGCCAAGGTAAGAACGTCTACCAAGCGGAGATCGACTGTATCACTGAGCTGTCAGACTTCTTCAGATTTAACGTCAAGTATGCGGACGAGTTGTACGCTACTCAGCCAATTGAGTCAGTGCCCGGTATTTGGAACAGGGCAGAGTACAGACCTTTGGAAGGCTTTGTGTATGCGGTGTCTCCATTCAACTTCACGGCTATTGCCGCAAACCTGATTGGTGCACCAGCTCTGATGGGTAACACTGTGGTATGGAAACCATCTCAAACCGCTGCGCTATCTAACTACCTGTTGCTGACTGTCTTGGAAGAAGCTGGTCTCCCCAAGGGTGTTATTAACTTTGTGCCAGGTGACCCAGTAGAAATTACAGATGAAGTGTTGGCAAGCAGGGATTTCTCCGCTTTGCACTTCACAGGCTCTACAGCAGTGTTCAAGCAACTGTACGGTAAGATCCAAAGCGGCGTTGCCGAAAACAAATACAGAGACTACCCACGTATCGTTGGTGAAACAGGTGGTAAGAACTACCACTTGGTTCACCCTTCTGCCAATGTTCCACACGCAGTCTTTAACACGATCAGAGGTGCCTTTGAGTTCCAAGGCCAAAAATGTTCTGCTACTTCTAGATTGTACTTGCCAAAGTCCATGAGCGAGGAATTCTTCAGAGACATGTTTGGCACGTTAAGCAACAATAAGGTTGTTCCAGTTAACACTTCTGCTAGTGCCATCAGCGGTGGTAACCTGCACGGATTCATGGGCCCGGTTATCCACGAGCAAAGTTTCAACAAGCTATCTGCTGCCATCGAGGAAGCCAAGAAAGACCCTGAACTAGAGATTCTGTACGGTGGACAATACGATAAGAGCCAAGGCTGGTACATTGGCCCAACGATTATCAGGACCACAAACCCAAACCATAAATTCTTGACCACGGAGTTCTTTGGTCCTATATTGACCGTTTACGAGTACCAGGACTCCCAATTCAAGGATATCTGCGAACTGATAAATGAAACCGGCGAGTATGGTTTGACCGGTTCCATCTTCTCCAGAGACCGTGACGCTATAATCTACGCCTCTGAGAAGCTAAGGTTCAGCGCCGGTAACTTCTACATCAATGACAAATGTACAGGTGCAGTTGTAGCACAGCAGTGGTTCGGAGGTGCACGCATGAGCGGTACAAACGACAAGGCCGGTGGGCCAAGCATCCTAAGCAGATTCGTGAGTATCAGAAGCATCAAGGAGAACATGCAAGAAATCACCGACTTCAGATACCCATCCAACTACGAGTAAGAAAAAACAGTTTTGATTTCAACTATCTACGCAGTGGtttgtaaatataataaaagcaCTATATAAACGGCAAAACGGTATATATTCAGAAAAAAGGAACCTTGTATAAGATCTCAATGCCAAGGCAAGGGCATTTCTTCCATTGCAAGTTCAAGTTAAGTTACCAACGGCCATCAGTCATTGACATAGCAGTTAACGAAATGGTATCATCACAGGGATTACATGGTTCAAAATGCCAAGAATATACTGTGATTGTGACCTTCCTTTGAAGTCCAAAATTTCACTCAAAATTTTGCCTGCAGCTGAGCAAATGGGGGAAGTGATGAGGGAAAATTCGATGGGATGGTTCCTCCTGGGAATCCGTGAAACAGCTTCAATGGGTCCATAGTCAGCATCGGCTACTTGTGCTTGTGGTAGTCTCTTGTAAAAAGTATCTTCTTTGTCAATTGGGATCCATTTATAGGGACTTGTCTTTTTGAGCAGACGTCCAACAATTAATACACAAGATAGGAGTGGAATTACTAGTGCTTCCTGAGaagataatataaaaagTTGATGGCACCGAACTCTCATATGGCACCATGGGTGCCCATGTTCACTCAGTCGTGTAAGAATGCGAAACAGGCGTTCATTCCATTCCAGTTTGCCACTGTTGCTGAGAGCGTGGACGGCATACCGCTTCCCAAATGTCGAACGGTGGTGTTCCGTGACTTCCTATTCGATGAAAGAAAGACCAATGTTCTGACGTTTAATACTGATCTGAGAAGTAATAAAGTTGAGGAGTCCTTCCCCAATGGCAACGGCACCTGTCTCTTTGAGGCgtgtttttatttccacGAGACATGGGAACAATATAGGTTTACTGGCGAATGCTTCCTGGTGTCAAGGAAACAGCAGGCAATTGTGTCAAATGAGACTTTGCTTCGATACGGTATAGTTGATCCTACAACTTTTAAGCGCAGTGAGTCCAATTCATCAGTATCGTCATGTTCTTCCTCTGATGAGGGCTCCTTACCTGCCATGGTAGACAGTTTGAAATTGGACGACAGCAAATATGACAACCACCACGATGATGGTGAGGAGGATATCCATAATACAGACGATGGGAAAGTCCCTCTTCCAACTGATGAGGAGTGGCAGCAGGAGATTATGAGGCAATGGGATACGCTGTCCAGAGCTACAAAGTCTGTTTATAAGAAGCCTGCACCTGGTGAGCCCATAACTGAAGagatgaaaaagaaaatagatAAGATAGAGCGTGGTGTCGATGGCTCTAAGGCTGACTATGGATTGGATAATTTCGCTATCGTTTGTCTATGTATTGACAAAGTCGATTacttgaatttgaaaggtGGCAAAGGCGGTGCCAGGTGGATCTTTGAGAGGGTCATCGACGAAACAGGTTTCGAAACATGGGAGGAGCAAGAAGTATGCCCATGAAACGAAACGATCCTGTGGCGGTACCTTTATGTGCTAGACCACAATAAGAATTACTTAGGATCACACCAACGGTGCTATTTTTTAAGTTCCAATTTTGCGCAAATTCTGCATTTACGATGTTATCTTAAATTGACAATATTTTTACCACACAAATTTGCGATACATTCCTTCATTTcttattttcctttctttctttttctctttatcTAGTCGGGTTACTGATTTGCATACTTATCAGTCCGGCTTTGCAAGCTTTTGATGTTACTTCAGCAACTACTACTCTCAATGTTTGAGGTACTTACTCAGCAAAGTAATGCATTTCTCTAGTTGACATGACAATCAATGAATGATAAAGGTTAATGTTTtgagttatttttttttttgtgatCAATTATAGTCCTAGCTGTAATTGACCTTTGATAGAAGAATTTACAACTTATTAAACGGACCTACTTCCTTTCTTTCTATgtccattttttttttaccttttctttcttttgtttttatttacaCTATTTTTACACTCTATGTACTTATGATTTATTGATGATACACTTT carries:
- the BRL1 gene encoding Brl1p (CAGL0D03960g~Ortholog(s) have role in lipid homeostasis, nuclear envelope organization and endoplasmic reticulum, integral component of membrane, nuclear envelope localization), translating into MMDDFVSLSIQDEYDKSTKNEDLIGISNLCISEGSKLPQQLICKFMPHVPVSPSPLRNAFHVEMLQEDMEIDEEGINVPPEDQVAPLSDNTRGSSPNSVFEEQRGASNGTAVESETEKEIEQGINAIGKISLGSTKDDDDLLDDSEVTEKGDESGDWSDINEEQSIDKKSVIKALLSPTTLGIAAATKHDPTLRPSLINAEMEKRTKVTEEPEIETIDKENMLEVNGVVDRSATEYIKQELRSRAKRNEPIHVSINTHNHYYPTPQQYMDNGISNSKQYEFVGKDINIHQAALLHDELQQKKLYSLPDPWSPQSQPASRHWYAITSYLQYFLNVVTLGILCAIFITLVHAFKADVQAIWHQHKVTFEQESLDCKRNFYENKCDRDTPLPALIDQCHTWSKCMSRDNDKLFTARISLVARILGSILNSFIEPLGWKALLVLFIGCTIWCFSTNFLLGFARARSYYGHNLEDRIKKLELTRYYNQDHSEPLQHSKLITYNK
- the PUT2 gene encoding 1-pyrroline-5-carboxylate dehydrogenase (CAGL0D03982g~Ortholog(s) have 1-pyrroline-5-carboxylate dehydrogenase activity, role in glutamate biosynthetic process, hyphal growth, proline catabolic process to glutamate and cytosol, mitochondrial matrix localization); this encodes MLSARLYRGSVRGVAQFARASIPKHVTNEAVKPFSKDADSKDWDLLRASLMKFKSSSLEVPLVINGERVYADRGRAVFAQTNPANHEQVLANVAQATRDDIKSAIGAAKQAKEKWYNMPFYDRAAIFMKAADLISTKYRYDMLAATMLGQGKNVYQAEIDCITELSDFFRFNVKYADELYATQPIESVPGIWNRAEYRPLEGFVYAVSPFNFTAIAANLIGAPALMGNTVVWKPSQTAALSNYLLLTVLEEAGLPKGVINFVPGDPVEITDEVLASRDFSALHFTGSTAVFKQLYGKIQSGVAENKYRDYPRIVGETGGKNYHLVHPSANVPHAVFNTIRGAFEFQGQKCSATSRLYLPKSMSEEFFRDMFGTLSNNKVVPVNTSASAISGGNLHGFMGPVIHEQSFNKLSAAIEEAKKDPELEILYGGQYDKSQGWYIGPTIIRTTNPNHKFLTTEFFGPILTVYEYQDSQFKDICELINETGEYGLTGSIFSRDRDAIIYASEKLRFSAGNFYINDKCTGAVVAQQWFGGARMSGTNDKAGGPSILSRFVSIRSIKENMQEITDFRYPSNYE
- a CDS encoding uncharacterized protein (CAGL0D04004g~Ortholog(s) have cytoplasm, nucleus localization) — its product is MAPNSHMAPWVPMFTQSCKNAKQAFIPFQFATVAESVDGIPLPKCRTVVFRDFLFDERKTNVLTFNTDLRSNKVEESFPNGNGTCLFEACFYFHETWEQYRFTGECFLVSRKQQAIVSNETLLRYGIVDPTTFKRSESNSSVSSCSSSDEGSLPAMVDSLKLDDSKYDNHHDDGEEDIHNTDDGKVPLPTDEEWQQEIMRQWDTLSRATKSVYKKPAPGEPITEEMKKKIDKIERGVDGSKADYGLDNFAIVCLCIDKVDYLNLKGGKGGARWIFERVIDETGFETWEEQEVCP